In a genomic window of Streptomyces sp. SJL17-4:
- a CDS encoding ABC transporter permease, translating to MSPLLDTPTAPTAAAAPVESAPGYRAGRTLPLRVEALRQWKRRRTMIMGGILVALPFVLLIAFAIGGGPDGAAAGRVTLMDTATASAANFAATSLFASAGFLLVVPVALFCGDTIASEASWSSLRYLLAAPVPRSRLLASKLAVALGYSAAAMVLLPLVALAVGTVAYGWGPLQLPTGGSVPAWDALFRIGIAAAYIFASLLVTAGLAFWLSTRTDAPLGAVGGAVGLTIVGNVLDAVTALGDWREYLPTHWQYAWIDALQPQLEWGGMVKGTAISLTYAVVLFALAFRGFARKDIVS from the coding sequence ATGAGCCCGCTGCTCGACACCCCCACGGCTCCCACCGCCGCCGCGGCGCCCGTGGAGTCCGCCCCCGGCTACCGCGCCGGACGCACCCTGCCGCTGCGCGTCGAGGCCCTGCGCCAGTGGAAGCGCCGCCGCACCATGATCATGGGAGGCATCCTGGTCGCCCTGCCGTTCGTCCTGCTGATCGCCTTCGCGATCGGCGGGGGACCGGACGGGGCCGCCGCAGGCCGTGTCACCCTGATGGACACGGCGACCGCCTCGGCCGCCAACTTCGCGGCGACCAGCCTCTTCGCCTCGGCCGGGTTCCTCCTCGTCGTCCCGGTCGCACTGTTCTGCGGGGACACCATCGCCTCCGAGGCGAGCTGGTCCTCGCTGCGCTACCTGCTCGCCGCGCCCGTGCCCCGGTCCCGGCTCCTCGCCTCCAAGCTGGCGGTCGCCCTCGGCTACAGCGCGGCCGCGATGGTCCTGCTCCCGCTGGTCGCCCTGGCCGTGGGCACGGTCGCCTACGGCTGGGGGCCGCTCCAACTGCCCACCGGCGGCTCGGTGCCCGCCTGGGACGCGCTGTTCCGTATCGGCATCGCCGCCGCCTACATCTTCGCCTCGCTCCTGGTCACCGCGGGCCTCGCCTTCTGGCTGTCCACCCGCACCGACGCCCCGCTCGGCGCGGTCGGCGGAGCCGTCGGCCTGACCATCGTCGGCAACGTCCTGGACGCCGTCACGGCGCTCGGCGACTGGCGCGAGTACCTGCCGACGCACTGGCAGTACGCCTGGATCGACGCGCTCCAGCCGCAGCTGGAGTGGGGCGGCATGGTGAAGGGCACGGCGATCTCCCTGACGTACGCCGTCGTCCTCTTCGCACTCGCCTTCCGCGGCTTCGCCCGTAAGGACATCGTGTCGTAG
- a CDS encoding DNA-binding response regulator has translation MAESAGSVMLARSAMNRAATEGQRPAGRPVRGARRISAALAGLAASTRYELLTFDDPVASAGCAIPEPFLELAEACMRAAAERAGEVRRIVPRHALPRLGGGFRIPGRARLAEAIPFKMIVVDRTVAAVPLDLELLYNGLLLIRDPVVVQALARAHHACWATAEELTYAPPPPRPPCDLAPQLRPVLDALLSGVTDETAAARLGMSARTYSRRVGELMAALGTTSRFRAGAEAARRGWL, from the coding sequence GTGGCAGAGAGCGCGGGCTCCGTGATGCTCGCCCGTTCGGCGATGAACCGGGCCGCGACCGAGGGACAGCGGCCCGCGGGGCGCCCGGTCCGGGGTGCGCGGCGCATCAGCGCGGCGCTCGCCGGGCTGGCCGCTTCCACCCGGTACGAGTTGCTGACCTTCGACGACCCGGTCGCGTCGGCGGGCTGCGCGATCCCCGAGCCATTCCTGGAGCTGGCGGAGGCGTGCATGCGGGCGGCGGCGGAGCGGGCCGGAGAGGTCCGGCGGATCGTGCCGCGGCACGCGCTGCCGCGGCTCGGGGGCGGGTTCCGGATTCCCGGCCGGGCCCGGCTCGCGGAGGCCATCCCGTTCAAGATGATCGTGGTCGACCGGACGGTGGCCGCGGTCCCGCTCGACCTGGAGCTGCTCTACAACGGGCTGTTGCTGATCCGCGACCCGGTGGTGGTGCAGGCCCTGGCCCGGGCTCATCACGCCTGCTGGGCGACGGCCGAGGAGCTCACGTACGCGCCGCCGCCCCCGCGGCCACCGTGCGATCTGGCACCTCAGCTGCGTCCGGTGCTCGACGCCCTCCTGTCGGGGGTCACGGACGAGACGGCGGCGGCCCGGCTCGGCATGTCCGCGCGGACGTACAGCCGGCGGGTGGGGGAACTGATGGCCGCCCTCGGCACGACGAGCCGCTTCCGCGCGGGCGCGGAAGCGGCTCGAAGGGGGTGGCTGTGA
- a CDS encoding von Willebrand factor type A domain-containing protein, translating into MGRQDKKVAGRRRARFSATVAALLAAGLAVGGCGAGGESASADRAKGENGRTAPAAPDGGAGTVNPEGAEGAGDDRRPPSAPAPDYLSTFALDVDTASYGYARRTLAEGRLPEPATVRPEEFVNSFRPDYPRPEDNGFSVTLDGARAGQDGWSLVRVGLATRAADRRGERPPAALTFVVDVSGSMAEPGRLDLVKESLGLLADQLRDDDSMGLVTFSSEAETRLPLTRVGEARGRIREVVDSLVTSSSTNVEAGVRTGYDVAVDGHREGATNRVVLLSDALANTGSTDAGSILERIEEERKEYGITLFGVGVGSDYGDAFMEQLADRGDGQTTYVSNSAQARKVFVEQLPAHVELRARDAKAQVSFDRRTVEKFRLIGYENREVADEDFRNDRVDGGEVGAGHTVTALYAVRTRAGATGPVATATVRWLDPATRAPHERSGSVGTAALAGDIWGGGHDSLQLTAITAYFADALRGGDLPGAPGLPALAERAESIAGRSGSAVVRELAEAVRQADGLRGPTDGAADEGELKSGDPYS; encoded by the coding sequence ATGGGACGACAGGACAAGAAGGTAGCCGGACGCCGCCGGGCCCGGTTCTCGGCCACCGTCGCGGCTCTGCTCGCGGCCGGACTGGCCGTGGGAGGCTGCGGCGCCGGCGGCGAGAGCGCCAGTGCCGACCGAGCGAAGGGGGAGAACGGCCGGACCGCACCGGCGGCCCCCGACGGGGGAGCGGGCACCGTGAACCCCGAGGGAGCGGAGGGGGCCGGGGACGACCGGCGGCCTCCGTCCGCACCCGCCCCCGACTACCTCTCCACGTTCGCCCTGGACGTGGACACCGCCTCGTACGGCTACGCCCGACGCACCCTCGCCGAGGGGAGGCTGCCCGAGCCGGCGACCGTGCGCCCCGAGGAGTTCGTCAACAGCTTCCGCCCCGACTACCCGCGTCCGGAGGACAACGGCTTCAGCGTGACCCTCGACGGGGCCCGCGCCGGGCAGGACGGCTGGTCCCTGGTCCGGGTCGGCCTGGCCACGCGCGCGGCGGACCGGCGCGGCGAACGCCCGCCCGCCGCCCTCACCTTCGTCGTCGACGTCTCCGGCTCGATGGCCGAGCCGGGACGGCTCGACCTGGTCAAGGAGTCGCTCGGACTGCTCGCCGACCAGCTCCGCGACGACGACTCGATGGGCCTCGTCACGTTCAGCAGCGAGGCCGAGACCCGGCTGCCGCTGACCCGGGTGGGCGAGGCCCGCGGCCGGATCCGCGAGGTGGTGGACTCCCTCGTGACGAGCTCCTCCACCAACGTCGAGGCGGGCGTCCGCACCGGCTACGACGTGGCCGTCGACGGCCACCGCGAGGGTGCCACCAACCGTGTCGTGCTGCTCTCCGACGCGCTCGCCAACACCGGCTCCACCGACGCGGGGTCGATCCTCGAACGCATCGAGGAGGAGCGGAAGGAGTACGGGATCACCCTGTTCGGCGTCGGTGTGGGCAGCGACTACGGCGACGCGTTCATGGAGCAGCTCGCCGACCGGGGCGACGGCCAGACCACGTACGTCTCCAACTCGGCGCAGGCCCGCAAGGTCTTCGTCGAGCAGCTGCCCGCCCATGTCGAACTGCGCGCGCGGGACGCCAAGGCGCAGGTCTCCTTCGACCGGCGGACCGTCGAGAAGTTCCGGCTGATCGGCTACGAGAACCGGGAGGTCGCCGACGAGGACTTCCGGAACGACCGGGTCGACGGCGGCGAGGTCGGCGCGGGTCACACCGTCACCGCGCTGTACGCGGTCAGGACCAGGGCCGGGGCGACCGGTCCGGTCGCCACCGCCACCGTCCGCTGGCTCGACCCGGCCACGCGCGCGCCCCACGAGCGTTCGGGCTCGGTCGGCACGGCCGCCCTCGCCGGCGACATCTGGGGCGGCGGCCACGACAGTCTGCAGCTGACGGCGATCACCGCCTACTTCGCGGACGCGCTGCGCGGCGGCGACCTGCCGGGTGCCCCGGGGCTTCCGGCGCTCGCGGAGCGCGCCGAGTCGATCGCCGGCCGGTCGGGTTCGGCGGTGGTGCGGGAGCTGGCCGAGGCCGTACGGCAGGCCGACGGGCTTCGCGGGCCGACCGACGGGGCCGCTGATGAGGGCGAGTTGAAATCGGGGGACCCGTACAGCTGA
- a CDS encoding anthrone oxygenase family protein: protein MASLLLALAIGCTGLYAGFMLIFQTGIMPALARLTDAEFVTAMRRINEAVPRGVFLIVFLGVVAFPAAAFFVPVDGRTDTQKWLVLAGLVCAALNHAVTVGGNIPLNNALAASEATGDEPSAVRAVFERRWNGFHRVRTPLIVVAFGLLTAAAVV from the coding sequence ATGGCCTCCCTGCTGCTCGCCCTCGCCATCGGATGCACCGGCCTGTACGCCGGTTTCATGCTGATCTTCCAGACCGGGATCATGCCCGCGCTCGCCCGTCTGACGGACGCCGAGTTCGTCACCGCGATGCGCCGGATCAACGAAGCCGTCCCGAGGGGCGTGTTCCTGATCGTCTTCCTCGGGGTGGTCGCCTTCCCCGCCGCCGCGTTCTTCGTCCCGGTCGACGGGCGGACGGACACCCAGAAGTGGCTGGTGCTCGCGGGGCTGGTGTGCGCGGCCCTCAATCACGCGGTCACCGTGGGCGGCAACATCCCGCTCAACAACGCGCTGGCCGCGTCGGAGGCCACGGGTGACGAACCGTCGGCCGTCCGGGCCGTCTTCGAGCGGCGCTGGAACGGTTTCCACCGTGTCCGTACGCCCCTGATCGTCGTCGCCTTCGGCCTGCTGACCGCCGCCGCCGTCGTCTAG